In one Dermatophagoides farinae isolate YC_2012a chromosome 4, ASM2471394v1, whole genome shotgun sequence genomic region, the following are encoded:
- the LOC124489762 gene encoding potassium voltage-gated channel subfamily KQT member 1 isoform X3: MTISKIRYEKSRIPKTKKKPNVFNLLNVNIYVNWVFFLLVTFELNFTIEKKQQQQQQQKQQRRRGQPNQNQHSKHKLSSNNNQFIQLDSLSSSLKQPIEMGKNSLGQLNRKQQQQQPYNSSPINVSKLQKRKKLITNDNDEHDDSICIEINDHHSHSQTSPIFDSSLNENNMIDTKTMLLTPKTTKMICKKMPRNDKSVFDIFDSPNDKIAPIMVPSKTNQSPMNINHSPIDFDAAQSEININKNHQENQQSNALITAPSTPTLHLSYKFQLNNDSLNVKNDYQHSQQQQQPWSFTGTNHQRQSSLEDSMTKKSPICTRISILGKPLPSRKEVSYYRQRFFIYNILQRPKGFWASCYHQFVISIIVIGLILFAMSTVEQYYEQSIQFLRIFDTFILALLVLEFLARAWSSSCISQYQGWFGLFRFCTSAFRLIDIFIIMSTAAVLWVHQVDPSIANRINWLRFAQAFQILRISHRFKPWRIMASVIWNQRDHLAVAIYMCTLSLIFITFTVYFIEHNQPDTDFTSIPRTLWWGIVSLLTIGYGDMVPSTTAGKIVASTLLLICFSSFALPAGILGTGLALKVQEQQRQKHFNKRRDPAARLIQCAWRCYASSKNSRSIATWKACMKQRNKLKNISASNSNDKLSEHQIETSSTLGSVVDLKCLRNKIHKRFGSESQASLVDYARSNTIDNSLSNRSSQSLSLMVPRNHCKHRLLERTTIPIILNDDDEYYDYYCEYFNPAEKAMIRFIRLVKFEVAKKNFKNAFRPYDINDVIEQYAAGHADVVARVKNMHSRINNIQNTLGNVTKICQDLSYIQYHQMDRLERIIQELNQKLLLVDNHSDMKTPTTTAASQTNKFLSVNDSLSSDDSSLLSMRSLSPSTSSSSSSPEAIQSSSTTIKSQCQSNDDDQTTREAKKQ; encoded by the exons ATGACCATTTCGAAAATTCGATACGAAAAATCAAGAAtaccgaaaacaaaaaaaaaaccgaatgtGTTCAACCTGTTGAATGTGAATATTTATGTCAactgggttttttttctattggttacctttgaattgaatttcaccatagaaaaaaag cagcagcagcaacaacaacaaaaacaacaacggcgACGAGGACaaccaaatcaaaatcaacattcaAAACATAAACTAtccagtaataataatcaattcattcagcttgattcattatcatcatcactaaaaCAACCAATAGAAATGggtaaaaattcattgggTCAATTAAAtcgtaaacaacaacaacaacaaccatataATAGTTCTCCGATCAATGTttcaaaattacaaaaacgaaaaaaattaataacaaacgacaatgatgaacatgatgattcaatatgtattgaaataaatgatcatcattctcattcaCAAACATCACCAATATTTGATTCAAGTTTGAATGAGAATAATATGATTGATACAAAAACGATGCTTTTGACACctaaaacaaccaaaatgatttgcaaaaaaatgccaagaaatgataaatcagtatttgatatttttgattcacctaatgataaaattgcACCGATTATGGTACCatccaaaacaaatcaatcaccGATGAATATCAATCATAGTCCAATCGATTTTGATGCAGCTCAATCTGAAATTAATATCAACAAGAATCATcaagaaaatcaacaatccAATGCACTTATAACAGCACCATCAACACCAACGTTACATTTGTCgtataaatttcaattgaataacgactcattgaatgtaaaaaatgattatcaacattcacaacaacaacaacaaccatggTCGTTTACAGGAACGAATCATCAACggcaatcatcattggaggATAGTATGACTAAAAAATCACCAATATGTACACGTATCAGTATACTTGGTAAACCGTTACCATCACGAAAAGAAGTATCATATTATCGtcaaagattttttatttacaataTTTTACAACGGCCAAAAGGATTCTGGGCTAGctgttatcatcaatttgtcatatcaatcattgttattggttTAATATTGTTTGCAATGTCCACAGTGGAACAATATTATGAACAatctattcaatttttgcGAATATTCGACACATTTATCCTTGCATTATTGGTTCTAGAATTCTTGGCACGTgcttggtcatcatcatgtattaGTCAATATCAAGGATGGTTTGGTTTATTTAGATTCTGTACATCAGCATTTCGTCTTAtcgatatatttattataatgTCTACTGCTGCCGTACTTTGGGTACATCAAGTTGATCCTTCCATTGCTAATCGTATTAATTGGTTACGTTTTGCTCAAgcatttcaaattcttcgTATTAGTCATCGTTTTAAGCCATGGCGTATAATGGCATCGGTTATATGGAATCAACGTGATCATCTTGCTGTTGCTATCTATATGtgtacattatcattaatattcATTACATTTACTGTATATTTCATTGAACATAATCAACCAGATACTGATTTTACATCTATACCTAGAACACTTTGGTGGGgtattgtttcattattaacCATTGGTTATGGTGATATGGTACCCAGTACGACAGCAGGTAAAATTGTTGCCAGTACActattgttgatttgtttctCATCATTCGCATTACCGGCCGGTATTCTTGGAACTGGTCTAGCATTAAAg gtacaagaacaacaacggcaaaaacatttcaataaACGACGTGATCCAGCCGCACGCTTAATACAATGTGCATGGCGTTGTTATgcatcatcgaaaaattcACGATCCATTGCCACATGGAAAGCGTGTATGAAACAAcgtaataaattaaaaaacataTCAGCAtccaattcaaatgataaactATCGGAACATCAAATCGAAACCAGTAGTACGTTGGGCAgtgttgttgatttaaaatgtttacgaaataaaattcataaacGATTTGGTAGTGAATCACAGGCATCATTGGTTGATTATGCAAGATCCAATACAATTGATAATAGTTTATCGAATCGATCATCACAATCACTTAGTTTAATGGTGCCAAGAAATCATTGTAAACATCGACTATTAGAACGAACAACAATACCCAtcatattgaatgatgatgatgaatattatgattattattgtgaataTTTTAATCCAGCCGAAAAAGCAATGATACGTTTCATACGATTGGTTAAATTTGAAGtggcaaagaaaaatttcaaaaatgcaTTCCGTCCATATGATATTAATGATGTTATTGAACAATATGCGGCTGGACATGCTGATGTTGTGGCACGTGTTAAGAATATGCATTCACGAATTAATAACATACAGAATACGTTGGGAAATGTAACGAAAATTTGTCAAGATTTATCCtatattcaatatcatcaaatggatcGATTAGAACGAATTATACAGGAATTGAATCAGAAATTATTGTTGGTTGATAATCACTCGGATATgaaaacaccaacaacaacagcagcatcacaaacaaataaatttctATCTGTAAACGATAGTTTATCGTCCGATGactcatcattattatcgatgagATCCTTATCACCATccacatcatcgtcatcatcatcaccggaAGCAATACaatcttcatcaacaacaatcaaaagtcaatgtcaatcaaatgatgatgatcaaacaacaaGAGAAGCCAAAAAACAATAG
- the LOC124489762 gene encoding potassium voltage-gated channel subfamily KQT member 1 isoform X4, which yields MTISKIRYEKSRIPKTKKKPNVFNLLNVNIYVNWVFFLLVTFELNFTIEKKQQQQQQKQQRRRGQPNQNQHSKHKLSSNNNQFIQLDSLSSSLKQPIEMGKNSLGQLNRKQQQQQPYNSSPINVSKLQKRKKLITNDNDEHDDSICIEINDHHSHSQTSPIFDSSLNENNMIDTKTMLLTPKTTKMICKKMPRNDKSVFDIFDSPNDKIAPIMVPSKTNQSPMNINHSPIDFDAAQSEININKNHQENQQSNALITAPSTPTLHLSYKFQLNNDSLNVKNDYQHSQQQQQPWSFTGTNHQRQSSLEDSMTKKSPICTRISILGKPLPSRKEVSYYRQRFFIYNILQRPKGFWASCYHQFVISIIVIGLILFAMSTVEQYYEQSIQFLRIFDTFILALLVLEFLARAWSSSCISQYQGWFGLFRFCTSAFRLIDIFIIMSTAAVLWVHQVDPSIANRINWLRFAQAFQILRISHRFKPWRIMASVIWNQRDHLAVAIYMCTLSLIFITFTVYFIEHNQPDTDFTSIPRTLWWGIVSLLTIGYGDMVPSTTAGKIVASTLLLICFSSFALPAGILGTGLALKVQEQQRQKHFNKRRDPAARLIQCAWRCYASSKNSRSIATWKACMKQRNKLKNISASNSNDKLSEHQIETSSTLGSVVDLKCLRNKIHKRFGSESQASLVDYARSNTIDNSLSNRSSQSLSLMVPRNHCKHRLLERTTIPIILNDDDEYYDYYCEYFNPAEKAMIRFIRLVKFEVAKKNFKNAFRPYDINDVIEQYAAGHADVVARVKNMHSRINNIQNTLGNVTKICQDLSYIQYHQMDRLERIIQELNQKLLLVDNHSDMKTPTTTAASQTNKFLSVNDSLSSDDSSLLSMRSLSPSTSSSSSSPEAIQSSSTTIKSQCQSNDDDQTTREAKKQ from the exons ATGACCATTTCGAAAATTCGATACGAAAAATCAAGAAtaccgaaaacaaaaaaaaaaccgaatgtGTTCAACCTGTTGAATGTGAATATTTATGTCAactgggttttttttctattggttacctttgaattgaatttcaccatagaaaaaaag cagcagcaacaacaacaaaaacaacaacggcgACGAGGACaaccaaatcaaaatcaacattcaAAACATAAACTAtccagtaataataatcaattcattcagcttgattcattatcatcatcactaaaaCAACCAATAGAAATGggtaaaaattcattgggTCAATTAAAtcgtaaacaacaacaacaacaaccatataATAGTTCTCCGATCAATGTttcaaaattacaaaaacgaaaaaaattaataacaaacgacaatgatgaacatgatgattcaatatgtattgaaataaatgatcatcattctcattcaCAAACATCACCAATATTTGATTCAAGTTTGAATGAGAATAATATGATTGATACAAAAACGATGCTTTTGACACctaaaacaaccaaaatgatttgcaaaaaaatgccaagaaatgataaatcagtatttgatatttttgattcacctaatgataaaattgcACCGATTATGGTACCatccaaaacaaatcaatcaccGATGAATATCAATCATAGTCCAATCGATTTTGATGCAGCTCAATCTGAAATTAATATCAACAAGAATCATcaagaaaatcaacaatccAATGCACTTATAACAGCACCATCAACACCAACGTTACATTTGTCgtataaatttcaattgaataacgactcattgaatgtaaaaaatgattatcaacattcacaacaacaacaacaaccatggTCGTTTACAGGAACGAATCATCAACggcaatcatcattggaggATAGTATGACTAAAAAATCACCAATATGTACACGTATCAGTATACTTGGTAAACCGTTACCATCACGAAAAGAAGTATCATATTATCGtcaaagattttttatttacaataTTTTACAACGGCCAAAAGGATTCTGGGCTAGctgttatcatcaatttgtcatatcaatcattgttattggttTAATATTGTTTGCAATGTCCACAGTGGAACAATATTATGAACAatctattcaatttttgcGAATATTCGACACATTTATCCTTGCATTATTGGTTCTAGAATTCTTGGCACGTgcttggtcatcatcatgtattaGTCAATATCAAGGATGGTTTGGTTTATTTAGATTCTGTACATCAGCATTTCGTCTTAtcgatatatttattataatgTCTACTGCTGCCGTACTTTGGGTACATCAAGTTGATCCTTCCATTGCTAATCGTATTAATTGGTTACGTTTTGCTCAAgcatttcaaattcttcgTATTAGTCATCGTTTTAAGCCATGGCGTATAATGGCATCGGTTATATGGAATCAACGTGATCATCTTGCTGTTGCTATCTATATGtgtacattatcattaatattcATTACATTTACTGTATATTTCATTGAACATAATCAACCAGATACTGATTTTACATCTATACCTAGAACACTTTGGTGGGgtattgtttcattattaacCATTGGTTATGGTGATATGGTACCCAGTACGACAGCAGGTAAAATTGTTGCCAGTACActattgttgatttgtttctCATCATTCGCATTACCGGCCGGTATTCTTGGAACTGGTCTAGCATTAAAg gtacaagaacaacaacggcaaaaacatttcaataaACGACGTGATCCAGCCGCACGCTTAATACAATGTGCATGGCGTTGTTATgcatcatcgaaaaattcACGATCCATTGCCACATGGAAAGCGTGTATGAAACAAcgtaataaattaaaaaacataTCAGCAtccaattcaaatgataaactATCGGAACATCAAATCGAAACCAGTAGTACGTTGGGCAgtgttgttgatttaaaatgtttacgaaataaaattcataaacGATTTGGTAGTGAATCACAGGCATCATTGGTTGATTATGCAAGATCCAATACAATTGATAATAGTTTATCGAATCGATCATCACAATCACTTAGTTTAATGGTGCCAAGAAATCATTGTAAACATCGACTATTAGAACGAACAACAATACCCAtcatattgaatgatgatgatgaatattatgattattattgtgaataTTTTAATCCAGCCGAAAAAGCAATGATACGTTTCATACGATTGGTTAAATTTGAAGtggcaaagaaaaatttcaaaaatgcaTTCCGTCCATATGATATTAATGATGTTATTGAACAATATGCGGCTGGACATGCTGATGTTGTGGCACGTGTTAAGAATATGCATTCACGAATTAATAACATACAGAATACGTTGGGAAATGTAACGAAAATTTGTCAAGATTTATCCtatattcaatatcatcaaatggatcGATTAGAACGAATTATACAGGAATTGAATCAGAAATTATTGTTGGTTGATAATCACTCGGATATgaaaacaccaacaacaacagcagcatcacaaacaaataaatttctATCTGTAAACGATAGTTTATCGTCCGATGactcatcattattatcgatgagATCCTTATCACCATccacatcatcgtcatcatcatcaccggaAGCAATACaatcttcatcaacaacaatcaaaagtcaatgtcaatcaaatgatgatgatcaaacaacaaGAGAAGCCAAAAAACAATAG
- the LOC124489762 gene encoding uncharacterized protein LOC124489762 isoform X1, translated as MLEHFIKKNIYIVNNRLNRRKSLVVESINNDDETVIIKNDLVKTKKLCNDNEFDNLGEEEEEDCNEDDNEDLNNNDEEDDDDTSADEIATTTNEDGEEEEEEEEGMESLPSISINDDDDDDNDDESTNVQTSSSMTKFDRIETESMIMQNSTTSATIVNIGSDYHEKESNKTTDDDLTKKTTKIEIITTSTSDDDDDDHVDYDNRQQQRHHHEHHHHRHHHYHHQQQQQQQQKQQRRRGQPNQNQHSKHKLSSNNNQFIQLDSLSSSLKQPIEMGKNSLGQLNRKQQQQQPYNSSPINVSKLQKRKKLITNDNDEHDDSICIEINDHHSHSQTSPIFDSSLNENNMIDTKTMLLTPKTTKMICKKMPRNDKSVFDIFDSPNDKIAPIMVPSKTNQSPMNINHSPIDFDAAQSEININKNHQENQQSNALITAPSTPTLHLSYKFQLNNDSLNVKNDYQHSQQQQQPWSFTGTNHQRQSSLEDSMTKKSPICTRISILGKPLPSRKEVSYYRQRFFIYNILQRPKGFWASCYHQFVISIIVIGLILFAMSTVEQYYEQSIQFLRIFDTFILALLVLEFLARAWSSSCISQYQGWFGLFRFCTSAFRLIDIFIIMSTAAVLWVHQVDPSIANRINWLRFAQAFQILRISHRFKPWRIMASVIWNQRDHLAVAIYMCTLSLIFITFTVYFIEHNQPDTDFTSIPRTLWWGIVSLLTIGYGDMVPSTTAGKIVASTLLLICFSSFALPAGILGTGLALKVQEQQRQKHFNKRRDPAARLIQCAWRCYASSKNSRSIATWKACMKQRNKLKNISASNSNDKLSEHQIETSSTLGSVVDLKCLRNKIHKRFGSESQASLVDYARSNTIDNSLSNRSSQSLSLMVPRNHCKHRLLERTTIPIILNDDDEYYDYYCEYFNPAEKAMIRFIRLVKFEVAKKNFKNAFRPYDINDVIEQYAAGHADVVARVKNMHSRINNIQNTLGNVTKICQDLSYIQYHQMDRLERIIQELNQKLLLVDNHSDMKTPTTTAASQTNKFLSVNDSLSSDDSSLLSMRSLSPSTSSSSSSPEAIQSSSTTIKSQCQSNDDDQTTREAKKQ; from the exons ATGCTCGAACATTTTATTAAAAAGAATATTTATATCGTTAACAATCGATTAAATCGTCGAAAATCATTAGTAgttgaatcaattaataatgatgatgaaacggtgattatcaaaaatgatttggTAAAGACAAAGAAATtatgtaatgataatgaatttgataatcttggtgaagaagaagaagaagattgtaatgaagatgataatgaagatttgaataataatgatgaagaagatgatgatgatacttcCGCCGATgaaatagcaacaacaactaatGAAGAtggtgaagaagaagaagaagaagaggaAGGTATGGAATCCCTTCCAAGCAtatcgatcaatgatgatgatgatgatgataatgatgatgaatcaacaaaTGTTCAAACATCCTCATCGATGACAAAATTTGATCGAATTGAAAcagaatcaatgattatgcaaaattcaacaacatctGCAACAATCGTAAACATTGGTTCTGATTATCATGAgaaagaatcaaataaaacaactgatgatgatttaacaaagaaaacaacaaaaattgaaataataacaacatcaacaagtgatgatgatgatgatgatcatgttgattatgataatcgacaacaacaacgacatcatcatgaacatcatcaccatcgtcatcatcattatcatcatcag cagcagcagcaacaacaacaaaaacaacaacggcgACGAGGACaaccaaatcaaaatcaacattcaAAACATAAACTAtccagtaataataatcaattcattcagcttgattcattatcatcatcactaaaaCAACCAATAGAAATGggtaaaaattcattgggTCAATTAAAtcgtaaacaacaacaacaacaaccatataATAGTTCTCCGATCAATGTttcaaaattacaaaaacgaaaaaaattaataacaaacgacaatgatgaacatgatgattcaatatgtattgaaataaatgatcatcattctcattcaCAAACATCACCAATATTTGATTCAAGTTTGAATGAGAATAATATGATTGATACAAAAACGATGCTTTTGACACctaaaacaaccaaaatgatttgcaaaaaaatgccaagaaatgataaatcagtatttgatatttttgattcacctaatgataaaattgcACCGATTATGGTACCatccaaaacaaatcaatcaccGATGAATATCAATCATAGTCCAATCGATTTTGATGCAGCTCAATCTGAAATTAATATCAACAAGAATCATcaagaaaatcaacaatccAATGCACTTATAACAGCACCATCAACACCAACGTTACATTTGTCgtataaatttcaattgaataacgactcattgaatgtaaaaaatgattatcaacattcacaacaacaacaacaaccatggTCGTTTACAGGAACGAATCATCAACggcaatcatcattggaggATAGTATGACTAAAAAATCACCAATATGTACACGTATCAGTATACTTGGTAAACCGTTACCATCACGAAAAGAAGTATCATATTATCGtcaaagattttttatttacaataTTTTACAACGGCCAAAAGGATTCTGGGCTAGctgttatcatcaatttgtcatatcaatcattgttattggttTAATATTGTTTGCAATGTCCACAGTGGAACAATATTATGAACAatctattcaatttttgcGAATATTCGACACATTTATCCTTGCATTATTGGTTCTAGAATTCTTGGCACGTgcttggtcatcatcatgtattaGTCAATATCAAGGATGGTTTGGTTTATTTAGATTCTGTACATCAGCATTTCGTCTTAtcgatatatttattataatgTCTACTGCTGCCGTACTTTGGGTACATCAAGTTGATCCTTCCATTGCTAATCGTATTAATTGGTTACGTTTTGCTCAAgcatttcaaattcttcgTATTAGTCATCGTTTTAAGCCATGGCGTATAATGGCATCGGTTATATGGAATCAACGTGATCATCTTGCTGTTGCTATCTATATGtgtacattatcattaatattcATTACATTTACTGTATATTTCATTGAACATAATCAACCAGATACTGATTTTACATCTATACCTAGAACACTTTGGTGGGgtattgtttcattattaacCATTGGTTATGGTGATATGGTACCCAGTACGACAGCAGGTAAAATTGTTGCCAGTACActattgttgatttgtttctCATCATTCGCATTACCGGCCGGTATTCTTGGAACTGGTCTAGCATTAAAg gtacaagaacaacaacggcaaaaacatttcaataaACGACGTGATCCAGCCGCACGCTTAATACAATGTGCATGGCGTTGTTATgcatcatcgaaaaattcACGATCCATTGCCACATGGAAAGCGTGTATGAAACAAcgtaataaattaaaaaacataTCAGCAtccaattcaaatgataaactATCGGAACATCAAATCGAAACCAGTAGTACGTTGGGCAgtgttgttgatttaaaatgtttacgaaataaaattcataaacGATTTGGTAGTGAATCACAGGCATCATTGGTTGATTATGCAAGATCCAATACAATTGATAATAGTTTATCGAATCGATCATCACAATCACTTAGTTTAATGGTGCCAAGAAATCATTGTAAACATCGACTATTAGAACGAACAACAATACCCAtcatattgaatgatgatgatgaatattatgattattattgtgaataTTTTAATCCAGCCGAAAAAGCAATGATACGTTTCATACGATTGGTTAAATTTGAAGtggcaaagaaaaatttcaaaaatgcaTTCCGTCCATATGATATTAATGATGTTATTGAACAATATGCGGCTGGACATGCTGATGTTGTGGCACGTGTTAAGAATATGCATTCACGAATTAATAACATACAGAATACGTTGGGAAATGTAACGAAAATTTGTCAAGATTTATCCtatattcaatatcatcaaatggatcGATTAGAACGAATTATACAGGAATTGAATCAGAAATTATTGTTGGTTGATAATCACTCGGATATgaaaacaccaacaacaacagcagcatcacaaacaaataaatttctATCTGTAAACGATAGTTTATCGTCCGATGactcatcattattatcgatgagATCCTTATCACCATccacatcatcgtcatcatcatcaccggaAGCAATACaatcttcatcaacaacaatcaaaagtcaatgtcaatcaaatgatgatgatcaaacaacaaGAGAAGCCAAAAAACAATAG